Proteins encoded together in one Miscanthus floridulus cultivar M001 chromosome 16, ASM1932011v1, whole genome shotgun sequence window:
- the LOC136511992 gene encoding disease resistance protein RGA5-like yields MQPLNELHSRRLFFRRLFDTEDSCPEQFREISKDMLRKCKGVPLAITSIASLLANTQSMHIEIWVKIHNSLGSMLDTNPTLEWMRHVLSLSYNDLSYELKTCLLYLGMYPEDYEIPKEGLVRKWIAEGFVTEKCGVDLEEAAENCFNELINRSMIQPCFNEHGFGEVWACQVHDLMLDLIILKCEEENFITIIDRKYPMNGASQVRRISHQFNNRDMALTVESMRASQVRSYISFPAVDCMPPLSKFELLRVLDIKPRTPMTSMCLDLSAINHLFLLKYVRVSGFRLKLPKKFDKLKHLMTLDMLKPWLEASSCEQLTDFNSLSSLRHLKLQGPVVFINGLSKLCNLLYLSGFEIGINSIECIRDLGELTNLRNLQVMYNYDSSADGVENNPETILAASLNKLGNSNLRTLDFLVHFSPWPPVSTILE; encoded by the coding sequence ATGCAACCCCTTAATGAGCTTCACTCAAGAAGGCTGTTTTTCAGAAGGTTATTTGACACAGAAGACAGTTGTCCTGAGCAATTCAGAGAGATTTCGAAAGACATGTTACGGAAATGTAAAGGGGTGCCATTGGCAATTACAAGCATTGCAAGCCTTTTGGCTAATACACAAAGCATGCACATTGAGATATGGGTGAAGATACACAATTCATTGGGTTCAATGTTGGACACAAATCCTACACTGGAATGGATGAGGCACGTGCTAAGTCTTAGCTACAATGACCTGTCCTATGAGCTCAAGACATGCTTGTTGTATCTTGGTATGTATCCTGAAGACTATGAAATCCCCAAGGAAGGTTTGGTGAGAAAATGGATAGCTGAAGGATTTGTTACGGAAAAGTGTGGTGTAGATCTGGAGGAAGCTGCTGAGAACTGTTTCAATGAACTCATCAACAGGAGTATGATCCAACCTTGCTTCAATGAACATGGTTTTGGTGAGGTGTGGGCATGTCAAGTTCACGACCTAATGCTTGATCTTATTATATTGAAGTGCGAAGAGGAAAACTTCATCACTATAATTGATAGGAAGTATCCAATGAATGGAGCATCACAAGTTCGCCGGATCAGCCATCAGTTCAATAACAGAGACATGGCCTTAACAGTCGAGAGTATGAGGGCATCACAGGTTCGGTCATATATTTCCTTCCCTGCGGTTGATTGTATGCCTCCACTTTCGAAATTTGAGCTTTTGAGAGTCTTGGACATAAAACCTAGAACTCCTATGACCTCTATGTGCCTTGATTTGTCTGCTATAAATCACCTTTTTCTGCTCAAGTATGTGAGGGTCAGTGGCTTTCGTCTCAAGCTGCCAAAGAAATTTGACAAGCTAAAGCATTTGATGACCCTTGATATGCTCAAGCCATGGTTGGAGGCTAGTTCTTGTGAACAACTAACGGATTTTAATTCCTTGTCATCTCTAAGGCATCTCAAGTTACAAGGACCTGTAGTGTTCATAAATGGGCTTAGCAAGTTGTGCAACCTACTTTATCTGTCCGGTTTTGAAATTGGGATTAATTCCATTGAGTGCATCAGAGATCTCGGTGAGCTGACCAATCTTAGGAATCTTCAAGTGATGTACAATTATGACTCCAGTGCAGATGGCGTAGAAAATAATCCTGAGACAATCCTGGCTGCCTCTCTTAACAAGCTTGGCAACAGCAACCTCCGCACTCTGGATTTTTTAGTTCATTTTAGTCCTTGGCCCCCCGTCAGCACAATTCTGGAGTAA
- the LOC136511990 gene encoding disease resistance protein RGA5-like isoform X1 has protein sequence MAGMAVSAATGVLSSLLSKLSELLTEQYMQRKGVRRDIEFLCRELTDMNAALEKLSGMEKLDVQTKVWRDKVREMAYDIEDCIDIFMHKLGLGQGDDKDGLFHKIVGKVRELRMHYQLANMIQDIKARVEEQSKIRDRYRIDESISTSRVVVEVDPRLPALFEDAKRLVGIDGPREEISKLLMGEGGSHSGQLKMLSIVGFGGLGKTTLANQVYSKLKNEFECTVIVSVSRTPHMPKIFKDILSRVGYRGTEMENDVQKLIEILRATLKNKRYFVIIDDLWSIKDWRSIGCAFVENNNGSRVITTTRIQDVGAACCFPSQGHVYQMQPLNKIHSRRLFFKRLFDIEDNCPEQFRQISDDMLSKCKGVPLAITSISSLLANHMHVEIWEKIHNSLGSELGTNPTLEWLRHVLSLSYNDLSHEHKTCLLYLGTYPEDFEIPKEDLLRKWIAEGFVMEKHGLDLEEAAENCFNELINRSMIQPCFDEDDFGNVWKCQVHDLMLELIISKCKDENFIAIIDKFHINGASQVRRISHRFHDRDMALTVESMSASQVRSYISFPAAKCMPPLLRFGLLRVLGMEHSFSMEPMCIDLSAINHLFLLRYLRVRNFRVELPKKFGKLKHLMTLDMSQSRFYLDQQLSDFSSLTSLRYLSLPGRVAFKNGLSKLCNLRDLSFFDIGTNSVECIRDLGELTNLRNLSVIYGYSRPGGVENNHETILAASIDKLGNSNLRYLEFVVWSGDSAPSAEFWSSCLACPRHLQRLQLFCSIPKVLHWIAHADRLADLYLEVQELRSDDIQSLAQLPCLIHLRLIAITTEKNIIIHRNTFPSLKHFRFSCDLSCLEFEPAAMPLLLRLYIHLDGRGRGAIQLQEGSPVSGIEHLASLEKISLRLVIHAKCDQGSKIESACRDAISRHPKSQAIKICIDCYECDENWSVVCRDRNTVAWISGEDSI, from the exons ATGGCGGGCATGGCGGTGAGCGCTGCCACAGGGGTGTTGAGCTCACTCCTCTCCAAGCTATCGGAGCTGCTCACTGAACAGTACATGCAGCGCAAGGGGGTCCGAAGGGATATTGAGTTCCTCTGCCGTGAGTTGACTGATATGAATGCAGCACTTGAGAAGCTGTCGGGCATGGAGAAGCTTGATGTCCAAACAAAGGTGTGGAGGGACAAAGTTCGCGAGATGGCCTACGATATCGAGGACTGCATCGATATCTTCATGCACAAGCTTGGGCTTGGCCAAGGAGATGACAAGGATGGCTTATTTCACAAGATTGTAGGCAAGGTTAGGGAGCTGCGAATGCACTATCAGCTTGCAAACATGATTCAGGACATCAAAGCTCGTGTTGAGGAGCAGAGTAAAATACGAGATAGATACAGGATTGATGAATCTATCTCAACATCTAGAGTGGTGGTGGAAGTTGACCCAAGGCTTCCTGCATTGTTTGAGGATGCAAAAAGGCTTGTGGGTATTGATGGTCCACGGGAGGAAATCTCTAAACTGTTGATGGGAGAAGGTGGCAGTCATTCTGGACAACTTAAAATGCTGTCCATCGTGGGTTTTGGTGGCCTCGGCAAGACAACACTTGCTAACCAAGTGTACTCTAAACTCAAGAATGAGTTTGAATGCACAGTTATCGTTTCAGTCTCTagaactcctcacatgccaaagATTTTTAAGGACATACTGTCCAGAGTTGGATATCGTGGCACAGAAATGGAAAATGATGTCCAAAAGCTTATCGAGATCCTTAGAGCAACGCTAAAAAATAAGAG GTACTTTGTCATAATTGATGACCTATGGAGCATCAAAGATTGGCGCAGTATTGGGTGCGCTTTTGTGGAAAATAATAATGGCAGCAGAGTGATAACTACCACACGTATTCAAGACGTTGGTGCAGCCTGCTGCTTTCCAAGTCAAGGCCATGTATACCAGATGCAACCCCTTAATAAGATTCACTCAAGAAGGTTGTTTTTCAAACGACTGTTTGACATAGAAGATAACTGTCCTGAGCAATTCAGACAGATTTCAGATGACATGTTAAGCAAATGTAAAGGGGTACCGTTGGCAATTACTAGCATTTCCAGCCTTTTGGCTAACCACATGCACGTCGAGATATGGGAGAAAATACATAATTCGTTGGGTTCTGAGTTGGGCACAAATCCTACACTGGAATGGTTGAGGCATGTGTTAAGTCTTAGCTACAATGACCTGTCCCATGAGCACAAGACATGCTTGCTATATCTTGGTACGTATCCCGAAGACTTTGAAATCCCCAAGGAAGATTTGCTGAGAAAATGGATAGCTGAAGGATTTGTTATGGAAAAGCATGGTTTAGATCTGGAGGAAGCTGCTGAGAACTGTTTCAATGAACTCATCAATAGAAGTATGATCCAACCTTGCTTCGATGAAGATGACTTTGGTAATGTGTGGAAATGTCAAGTTCATGACCTAATGCTTGAGCTTATTATATCAAAGTGCAAAGACGAAAATTTCATCGCTATAATTGATAAGTTTCACATAAATGGAGCATCACAAGTTCGTCGGATCAGCCATCGATTCCATGACAGAGACATGGCCCTGACAGTCGAGAGTATGAGTGCATCACAAGTTCGGTCATATATTTCCTTCCCTGCGGCTAAGTGTATGCCTCCACTTTTGAGGTTTGGGCTGTTGAGAGTCTTGGGCATGGAACATAGCTTTTCTATGGAGCCTATGTGTATTGATCTGTCTGCTATAAATCACCTTTTTCTGCTGAGGTATCTAAGGGTCCGGAACTTTCGTGTTGAGCTGCCAAAGAAATTTGGCAAACTAAAGCATTTGATGACCTTAGATATGTCCCAGTCTAGGTTCTATCTTGATCAACAACTATCGGATTTTAGTTCCTTGACATCTCTAAGGTATCTTAGTTTGCCAGGACGGGTAGCGTTCAAAAACGGTCTTAGCAAGCTGTGCAACCTACGTGACCTATCCTTTTTTGACATTGGGACTAATTCCGTAGAGTGCATCAGAGATCTTGGTGAGCTGACCAATCTTAGGAATCTTTCGGTGATATATGGTTACTCTAGGCCAGGTGGGGTAGAAAATAATCATGAGACAATCCTGGCTGCCTCTATTGACAAGCTTGGGAACAGCAACCTCCGCTATCTTGAGTTTGTGGTTTGGTCTGGTGACAGTGCCCCCTCAGCAGAATTCTGGAGTAGTTGCTTGGCATGTCCACGGCATCTGCAGAGGCTTCAGTTGTTCTGCTCAATACCCAAGGTTCTACACTGGATTGCGCATGCTGACAGGTTGGCCGATTTGTATCTAGAAGTCCAGGAGCTTCGGAGTGATGACATCCAGTCTCTTGCGCAGTTGCCCTGCCTCATCCACCTCAGGTTAATAGCTATAACAACAGAGAAAAATATCATTATCCATCGAAACACGTTCCCTAGCCTGAAGCATTTCCGTTTTTCTTGTGATTTGTCATGCCTCGAGTTTGAGCCAGCAGCAATGCCACTGCTACTGAGACTGTACATACATCTTGATGGTCGTGGACGAGGTGCGATCCAACTGCAAGAGGGCAGTCCAGTTAGTGGCATCGAGCACCTTGCTAGCCTTGAAAAGATCTCCTTGCGCTTGGTTATACATGCCAAATGCGATCAGGGGTCCAAAATAGAATCTGCATGTAGAGACGCCATCAGCAGGCACCCGAAAAGTCAAGCCATTAAGATTTGTATAGACTGTTATGAGTGTGATGAAAATTGGAGTGTGGTATGTAGAGACAGAAATACTGTTGCATGGATTAGTGGAGAGGATTCAATATGA
- the LOC136511990 gene encoding disease resistance protein PIK6-NP-like isoform X2, whose protein sequence is MAGMVVSAATGVLSSLLSELSDLLTDLYKQRKGVRRDIEFLCSELTDMNGALEKLAGREKLDIQTKVWRDKVREMAYDIEDSVDIFMHKLGQEDDDKDGLFHKISRKVRELRLHYQLANKIQELRAPVEEQSQCRDRYRIDESIPESRVVEVDPRLPAMFEDAKRLLVGIDGPREEIIKQLMEEDDSESGRLKVLPIVGFGGLGKTTLANQVYAKIKNEFECTAFVSVSRTPHMPKILKDILSRVGYGGTEMEDDVQKLIEILRARLTTIRGTLS, encoded by the exons ATGGCGGGCATGGTGGTGAGCGCTGCAACCGGGGTGTTGAGCTCACTCCTCTCCGAGCTATCAGACCTGCTCACTGACCTGTACAAGCAACGCAAGGGGGTCCGAAGGGATATTGAGTTCCTCTGCAGTGAATTGACTGACATGAATGGAGCACTGGAGAAGCTGGCGGGCAGGGAGAAGCTTGATATCCAAACAAAGGTGTGGAGAGACAAGGTTCGCGAGATGGCCTACGATATCGAGGACAGTGTTGACATCTTCATGCACAAGCTTGGCCAAGAAGACGATGACAAGGATGGATTATTTCACAAGATTTCACGCAAGGTTAGGGAGCTGCGACTGCACTATCAGCTTGCCAACAAGATTCAAGAGCTCAGAGCTCCTGTTGAGGAGCAGAGCCAATGCCGAGATAGATACAGGATTGATGAATCGATCCCAGAATCTAGGGTAGTGGAAGTTGACCCAAGGCTGCCTGCTATGTTTGAGGATGCAAAGAGGCTTCTTGTGGGCATTGATGGTCCACGGGAGGAGATCATCAAACAGTTGATGGAAGAAGATGACAGCGAATCCGGACGACTTAAAGTGCTGCCCATCGTTGGTTTCGGTGGCCTCGGCAAGACAACACTTGCAAACCAAGTGTATGCTAAAATCAAGAATGAGTTCGAATGCACAGCGTTCGTGTCGGTCTCTagaactcctcacatgccaaagATCCTGAAGGACATACTCTCCAGAGTTGGATATGGTGGCACAGAAATGGAAGATGACGTCCAAAAGCTAATCGAGATCCTTAGAGCAAGGCTCACGACAATAAGAG GTACTTTGTCATAA